In Fluviicola taffensis DSM 16823, the following are encoded in one genomic region:
- the hisG gene encoding ATP phosphoribosyltransferase produces MKRLIIALQKSGRLQEGSLELLKECGLKVDYRNGQLKVFTSDYPAELLFLRNSDIPQYVADGVVDLGIVGSNLLEEDETPIEIVQALNFSKCRVSFAVPKTSNIQTAQDLHEKRIATSYPNSVRKYLLKEGITADIHTISGSVEIAPSLDLADAIADIVSTGNTLFQNNLREVFPFLYSEAVLIKGKNFNSEKQALLDELVFRIQSVLAGNENKYILLNAPEGELETICKILPGMKSPTILPLAIEGWMSVHSVVKQKEVWQIVQQLKTAGAEGILVCPIEKMVS; encoded by the coding sequence ATGAAACGTTTAATTATTGCTTTACAAAAATCAGGTCGACTCCAAGAAGGTTCTTTGGAACTATTGAAAGAATGTGGCTTAAAAGTGGATTACCGCAATGGACAGCTCAAAGTCTTTACTTCAGATTATCCAGCTGAATTACTATTCTTGAGAAATAGTGATATTCCTCAATATGTGGCAGATGGAGTAGTTGATTTGGGAATTGTAGGTTCAAATCTATTGGAAGAAGATGAAACTCCCATAGAAATCGTTCAAGCACTCAATTTTTCGAAGTGTCGCGTTTCTTTTGCTGTTCCGAAGACTTCAAACATTCAAACTGCACAAGATTTACACGAAAAACGCATTGCTACATCTTATCCCAATTCGGTGCGAAAATACTTATTGAAAGAAGGGATTACAGCTGATATTCATACCATTTCGGGTTCTGTGGAAATTGCTCCATCTCTAGACTTAGCAGATGCCATTGCAGACATTGTTTCAACAGGAAACACCTTGTTTCAGAATAATTTAAGGGAAGTTTTTCCATTTTTATATTCGGAAGCTGTTTTAATCAAAGGCAAAAATTTCAATTCGGAGAAACAGGCTTTGTTGGATGAATTGGTATTCCGAATTCAATCGGTTTTGGCAGGAAATGAAAACAAGTATATTCTTCTAAATGCTCCTGAAGGTGAATTGGAAACCATTTGCAAAATTCTCCCTGGAATGAAAAGCCCAACTATTTTACCATTAGCAATTGAAGGATGGATGAGTGTTCATTCTGTTGTAAAGCAAAAGGAAGTTTGGCAAATTGTGCAACAATTAAAGACGGCAGGAGCTGAAGGAATATTGGTTTGTCCCATCGAAAAAATGGTTTCTTAG
- the hemB gene encoding porphobilinogen synthase, which produces MNIRPRRNRKNSAIRAMVEETQLGPQHLIYPLFLFDGKNVKDEVKSLPGNYRWSLDTLIPEFEKWMELGIRTFDLFPAVDEMLKDQMGSYSYADENFYLHAIRALKERFPEAVLMSDVALDPYSSDGHDGVVVDGKIVNDLTLPILAKMSVAQAQAGIDIIGPSDMMDGRVGVIREALDDTGFTDVSIMSYTAKYASAFYGPFRDALNSAPKSGDKKTYQMNPANKREALIEAQLDIAEGADFIMVKPALCYLDIIHLLKDNFATPITAYNVSGECAMVHAAAKNGWLDYDRAVMEMLLSIRRAGADGILTYFAPDAARMMKR; this is translated from the coding sequence ATGAATATTCGTCCAAGAAGAAATCGCAAAAATTCGGCAATCCGAGCAATGGTTGAGGAGACTCAATTAGGTCCTCAGCACTTAATCTACCCTCTTTTTTTGTTCGATGGAAAAAATGTAAAGGATGAAGTGAAATCGCTTCCTGGAAATTATCGTTGGAGTTTAGACACCTTGATTCCCGAATTCGAAAAATGGATGGAGTTAGGAATTCGAACGTTTGATTTATTTCCTGCTGTTGATGAAATGCTGAAGGATCAGATGGGAAGCTATAGTTATGCAGATGAAAATTTCTATCTGCATGCAATTCGTGCCTTAAAAGAACGATTTCCAGAAGCTGTTTTAATGTCAGACGTGGCACTCGATCCGTATTCTTCTGACGGACATGATGGAGTTGTTGTTGATGGAAAAATCGTAAATGATCTCACATTGCCCATTTTGGCTAAAATGTCGGTTGCCCAAGCACAAGCTGGAATTGATATTATTGGACCTTCAGATATGATGGATGGTCGAGTAGGTGTGATTCGCGAAGCTTTAGATGATACTGGTTTTACAGATGTTTCGATTATGTCATACACTGCAAAATACGCCAGTGCTTTTTACGGGCCATTTCGAGATGCGTTGAATTCTGCGCCAAAAAGTGGAGATAAAAAAACGTATCAGATGAATCCAGCAAATAAGCGTGAAGCGTTGATTGAAGCCCAGTTGGATATCGCCGAAGGAGCAGATTTTATTATGGTAAAACCCGCTTTGTGCTATTTGGACATCATTCACTTATTGAAAGATAATTTCGCAACACCAATTACTGCTTACAACGTAAGTGGAGAATGTGCAATGGTTCATGCAGCAGCAAAAAACGGGTGGTTGGATTATGACAGAGCCGTTATGGAAATGTTGTTGAGCATTCGAAGAGCGGGTGCAGATGGAATTTTGACATATTTTGCTCCAGATGCGGCGAGGATGATGAAGAGATAG
- the hisF gene encoding imidazole glycerol phosphate synthase subunit HisF, whose protein sequence is MQVYKRIIPCLDVQNGRTVKGIQFESIRDAGDPVQLAKFYAEQGADELVLLDISATNEERATFIPIVEAVAAQVNIPFTVGGGISSVEAARNLLRSGADKISVNSSAVKRPELISELAEAFGNQCVVVAIDIRKVESGWTVHTHGGKQDTGIDALKWAEDAVLRGAGELLITSMDGDGTKKGFALDFYQEIEQLVSVPIIASGGAGTIEHFEELFSKTGITGGLAASIFHFSEISIPELKKGLSKKVRIRN, encoded by the coding sequence ATGCAAGTATATAAGCGAATTATTCCTTGTTTGGATGTTCAAAATGGAAGAACAGTAAAAGGAATCCAATTTGAATCGATACGCGATGCTGGAGATCCAGTTCAATTGGCAAAATTTTACGCCGAACAAGGAGCAGATGAACTGGTCTTATTGGATATTTCTGCAACGAATGAAGAACGGGCCACTTTTATTCCAATTGTGGAAGCTGTTGCAGCTCAGGTGAATATTCCTTTCACGGTAGGAGGAGGAATCTCATCCGTCGAAGCTGCAAGGAATTTACTACGAAGCGGAGCAGACAAAATTTCAGTGAATTCGTCAGCAGTTAAAAGACCCGAATTAATTTCGGAATTGGCTGAAGCATTTGGAAATCAATGTGTGGTGGTAGCAATTGATATTCGGAAAGTAGAAAGTGGCTGGACAGTTCACACACATGGAGGAAAGCAAGATACAGGAATTGATGCGTTAAAATGGGCGGAAGATGCAGTTCTTCGAGGAGCTGGAGAATTGTTAATTACTTCTATGGATGGAGATGGAACAAAAAAAGGTTTCGCGCTGGATTTTTATCAGGAAATAGAACAATTGGTTTCTGTTCCAATTATTGCCTCTGGAGGAGCAGGAACAATTGAGCATTTTGAGGAATTGTTTTCGAAAACAGGTATTACAGGTGGATTGGCTGCCAGTATTTTTCACTTTAGTGAAATTTCAATTCCAGAATTGAAAAAAGGATTGAGCAAAAAAGTAAGAATTAGGAACTGA
- a CDS encoding antibiotic biosynthesis monooxygenase: MFTVSYRFKIHSKQNELFEESWKEVTQLIYEYCGSLGSRLYKSDGNSYFGIAQWPDKQTWEESNLEDFDTNDWRSKMRACCESMEKLDELELIHDLWAEKAF, encoded by the coding sequence ATGTTTACAGTAAGTTATCGTTTCAAAATACATTCGAAACAAAATGAATTGTTTGAGGAATCATGGAAAGAAGTCACGCAGTTAATTTATGAGTATTGCGGAAGTTTGGGATCTCGACTTTACAAGTCTGATGGAAACTCCTATTTTGGAATTGCACAATGGCCAGATAAGCAAACTTGGGAAGAATCCAATCTGGAAGATTTTGACACAAATGACTGGCGTTCTAAAATGAGAGCGTGCTGCGAGTCAATGGAAAAACTGGACGAATTGGAATTGATTCATGACCTATGGGCAGAAAAAGCCTTCTAG
- the hisA gene encoding 1-(5-phosphoribosyl)-5-[(5-phosphoribosylamino)methylideneamino]imidazole-4-carboxamide isomerase — MIAIPAIDIIDNQIVRLFQGDYQQQTNYSLKPLEYAREIAANGLDYLHLVDLSGAKVGQIVHRELLAEIVSKTTLKVDFGGGVKTNKDVKKLLQLGANQVVIGSLCVKEPETVVSWIKEFGINQFILALDTDGTNLKINGWQDEAGITLEANMKYFEQFDELTILTTDIRKDGTGNGPSTNLYKELIQKFPNQRWIASGGVESLSDLEELREAGCYGCVIGKALLDGKITLKELKDFNDASI; from the coding sequence ATGATAGCAATACCAGCAATAGATATTATTGATAATCAAATAGTCCGTTTGTTTCAAGGCGACTATCAGCAACAAACAAATTATTCCTTGAAGCCGCTTGAATATGCAAGAGAAATTGCTGCGAATGGATTGGACTATTTACACTTGGTAGATCTTTCGGGTGCCAAAGTTGGACAAATTGTGCATCGGGAACTACTAGCTGAGATTGTTTCGAAAACAACCTTGAAAGTGGACTTTGGAGGAGGTGTAAAAACCAATAAAGACGTGAAGAAATTACTTCAATTGGGTGCAAATCAGGTTGTAATAGGAAGCTTATGCGTGAAAGAACCGGAAACAGTAGTTTCTTGGATAAAAGAATTTGGCATAAATCAATTTATATTGGCTTTGGATACTGATGGCACAAACCTGAAAATCAATGGATGGCAAGATGAAGCTGGAATCACTTTGGAAGCAAACATGAAGTACTTTGAGCAATTTGATGAATTAACCATTCTAACAACAGATATTCGAAAAGATGGCACGGGAAATGGCCCAAGCACGAATCTGTACAAAGAGCTCATTCAAAAATTTCCGAATCAACGTTGGATTGCAAGTGGTGGAGTGGAATCATTGTCAGATCTTGAAGAACTCCGAGAAGCGGGCTGTTATGGCTGCGTAATTGGGAAAGCTCTGCTGGATGGGAAAATCACTTTAAAAGAACTAAAAGATTTTAACGATGCAAGTATATAA
- the hisH gene encoding imidazole glycerol phosphate synthase subunit HisH yields the protein MKVVIIDYGAGNIFSVQQAFKRLGIEATLSNEEAEIRTATHVIFPGVGHAKSAMEQLKSTGLDKMIPTLKQPVLGICLGMQLMCGWNEEGNLDGLGIFQARIQLIKSQFPDYPIPHMGWNDVQLNGKSETFYFVHSYVAEICEETSGITSYPTPFSAALKKDNFYGVQFHPEKSGVAGENLLNQFLAE from the coding sequence ATGAAAGTAGTGATTATTGATTACGGAGCGGGGAACATTTTTTCTGTGCAACAAGCATTCAAGCGATTGGGAATTGAAGCTACTTTGAGTAATGAAGAAGCAGAGATTCGGACTGCAACACATGTTATTTTCCCAGGAGTTGGTCATGCTAAAAGTGCTATGGAGCAATTGAAATCAACTGGTCTAGATAAAATGATTCCAACTTTAAAGCAACCTGTCTTGGGAATATGTTTGGGAATGCAACTCATGTGTGGATGGAATGAGGAAGGAAATTTAGATGGATTGGGAATTTTTCAAGCCCGCATTCAGTTAATCAAATCCCAATTTCCAGATTATCCTATACCTCACATGGGTTGGAATGATGTACAACTAAACGGAAAATCCGAAACATTCTATTTCGTACACAGTTATGTAGCCGAAATATGTGAAGAGACATCAGGAATTACATCTTATCCAACTCCGTTTTCTGCAGCATTGAAGAAAGATAACTTTTATGGCGTACAATTTCACCCAGAAAAAAGTGGAGTAGCAGGAGAAAATTTATTAAATCAATTTTTAGCAGAATGA
- a CDS encoding NAD(P)-dependent alcohol dehydrogenase, producing MKAAIRRTYGSHQVIQVEEIEKPIPKEDEILIRVHATTVNRTDCANLTAKPFIMRFLLGLFKPRKVILGTDFAGIVEGIGKNVQSLTVNDRVFGFTDMGLQSQAEYMLLVPKGNILIIPKNTNFKQAAASLEGAHYAYSFTHKVNLKSGQNILINGGTGAIGSALIQFVKQFDVQITATSNTKNMELIRSLGANKVIDYTKEDFTKSNEKYDFIFDAVGKSTFGKCKPLLKERGIYISSELGPNAQNPFLALFTSFASKKKVIFPIPFKIQTTLLFIQALLEEEKFKPLIDREYTLEGISKAYGYVMTGEKTGSVVISI from the coding sequence ATGAAAGCCGCTATTAGAAGAACGTATGGTTCACACCAAGTCATTCAAGTAGAAGAAATTGAAAAACCGATTCCAAAAGAGGATGAAATTCTAATTCGAGTACATGCAACAACTGTTAATCGAACAGATTGTGCAAATCTGACTGCCAAACCATTTATCATGCGCTTTTTATTGGGTTTATTTAAACCACGAAAAGTAATTTTGGGAACTGATTTTGCTGGAATTGTTGAGGGTATTGGAAAAAACGTTCAATCTCTTACTGTCAATGATCGTGTATTTGGTTTCACAGACATGGGATTGCAATCTCAAGCAGAATATATGTTATTGGTTCCAAAAGGAAATATCCTGATAATACCCAAAAACACAAACTTTAAACAAGCTGCTGCCAGTTTGGAAGGCGCTCATTATGCCTACTCATTTACTCATAAAGTGAATCTAAAATCTGGACAAAACATCTTAATCAATGGTGGAACAGGAGCGATTGGATCGGCACTTATCCAATTTGTAAAACAGTTTGATGTTCAAATAACGGCAACAAGCAATACTAAAAACATGGAATTGATTCGCTCTCTTGGAGCTAACAAAGTCATTGATTATACCAAAGAAGATTTCACCAAGAGTAATGAGAAATATGATTTTATCTTTGATGCTGTTGGGAAAAGCACTTTTGGAAAATGTAAACCCTTATTGAAAGAGCGAGGTATTTATATTTCTTCCGAATTAGGTCCAAATGCACAAAATCCCTTTTTAGCACTATTCACTTCTTTTGCAAGTAAAAAGAAAGTCATCTTCCCCATTCCATTTAAGATTCAAACAACTTTGCTTTTCATTCAAGCCCTTTTAGAAGAAGAAAAATTCAAACCATTAATTGATCGCGAGTATACATTGGAAGGAATCTCGAAAGCTTATGGATATGTGATGACAGGAGAAAAAACTGGGAGTGTTGTTATCTCTATATAA
- the hisB gene encoding bifunctional histidinol-phosphatase/imidazoleglycerol-phosphate dehydratase HisB, whose translation MKKKVIFIDRDGTIIKEPKGYQIDSFSKLSFLEGVISALKTIVSWKEYELVLVTNQDGLGTGAFPYEEFIGPHQLMLDVLASEGIVFSEEFIDCSFPEENSPNRKPRTGLLTKYFSEEYDLENSFVIGDRWTDVELAKNLGCKAFLISVQEIEVGSEISVSKEELENIIQRKVANWNDLVADLRLGVRKVNIRRKTAETDCSIVLDLDGAGISKIQTGIDFFDHMLDQIARHGQLDLDLTMNGDLNIDEHHTIEDTALTLGQAIDKALGSKRGIERYGFSLPMDDCFATCAIDFGGRSELIWDVELKREFVGKLPTEMVKHFFKSFCFTARCNIYIQAIGENEHHKVESIFKAFAKAILIAKRRYGDLDILPTTKNEL comes from the coding sequence ATGAAAAAGAAAGTAATCTTTATTGACCGAGATGGGACAATCATCAAAGAACCTAAAGGGTATCAAATTGATTCATTCTCCAAATTGTCGTTTTTAGAAGGTGTTATTTCAGCTTTAAAAACAATTGTTTCTTGGAAAGAATACGAATTAGTTTTAGTCACAAATCAAGATGGATTGGGAACAGGAGCTTTTCCTTATGAAGAATTCATTGGTCCACACCAATTGATGTTAGATGTATTAGCGAGCGAAGGAATTGTGTTTTCAGAGGAATTCATTGACTGTTCTTTTCCAGAAGAGAATTCACCAAATCGAAAACCACGAACTGGATTGCTCACGAAATATTTCTCCGAGGAATACGATCTGGAAAATTCTTTTGTGATTGGTGATCGCTGGACAGATGTAGAATTAGCGAAAAATTTAGGTTGTAAAGCCTTCTTGATCTCAGTACAAGAAATCGAAGTTGGCTCTGAAATAAGTGTTTCAAAAGAAGAATTGGAAAACATTATTCAGCGAAAAGTAGCAAACTGGAATGATTTGGTTGCTGATTTAAGATTGGGTGTTCGAAAAGTTAATATCCGTAGGAAGACTGCTGAAACAGATTGCTCTATTGTACTTGATTTGGATGGAGCTGGAATATCAAAAATTCAAACAGGAATTGATTTCTTCGATCATATGTTGGATCAGATTGCTCGTCATGGTCAGTTGGATTTGGATTTAACAATGAATGGAGATTTGAATATTGATGAACACCATACGATAGAAGATACTGCTCTCACACTTGGTCAGGCTATTGACAAAGCCTTGGGTTCAAAAAGAGGAATTGAGCGGTACGGATTTTCATTACCGATGGACGATTGTTTTGCCACTTGCGCCATTGATTTTGGGGGAAGGTCAGAATTGATTTGGGATGTTGAATTGAAACGAGAATTTGTTGGGAAACTACCCACTGAAATGGTAAAACATTTTTTTAAATCATTCTGTTTTACAGCGCGTTGCAATATCTATATTCAAGCAATAGGTGAAAATGAGCACCACAAAGTGGAATCCATATTCAAAGCTTTTGCAAAGGCAATTTTAATAGCAAAACGCAGATATGGAGATTTGGACATTCTACCAACAACAAAAAACGAATTGTAA
- the hisIE gene encoding bifunctional phosphoribosyl-AMP cyclohydrolase/phosphoribosyl-ATP diphosphatase HisIE produces the protein MKTDKNGLFPAIIQHANTKEVLMLGYMNDEAFKLTKETQKVTFFSRTRNEIWVKGETSGNYLNLINCKLDCDQDALLIQAVPIGPTCHTGTSSCWGETNLRDFSTLEQLIQTIDNRFSAPKEGSYIQALIEKGLPKIAQKVGEEGVEIVIEAMRNEPELFKEEAADLLFHYLILLRAKEVTFDEILGVLSGRIKE, from the coding sequence ATGAAAACTGATAAAAATGGATTGTTCCCAGCGATCATTCAACATGCAAATACGAAAGAAGTGTTAATGTTGGGATACATGAATGATGAAGCATTCAAATTAACGAAAGAAACACAGAAAGTAACGTTCTTTTCCCGCACGCGCAATGAAATTTGGGTAAAAGGAGAAACATCTGGAAACTACCTGAACCTAATCAATTGCAAACTGGATTGCGATCAGGATGCTTTGTTGATTCAAGCAGTTCCTATTGGACCAACTTGTCATACAGGAACATCTAGTTGTTGGGGCGAAACGAATTTAAGGGATTTTTCAACTTTAGAACAATTGATTCAAACAATTGATAATCGATTTTCTGCACCCAAAGAAGGTTCTTACATTCAAGCACTTATTGAAAAGGGATTACCCAAAATAGCCCAAAAAGTAGGAGAGGAAGGAGTGGAAATTGTGATTGAAGCCATGCGCAATGAACCCGAATTATTCAAAGAAGAAGCAGCAGATTTGTTATTTCACTATTTAATTCTACTGAGAGCAAAGGAAGTTACTTTTGATGAGATATTGGGTGTTTTGAGCGGGAGAATAAAAGAATGA
- the hisD gene encoding histidinol dehydrogenase, with translation MKVLINPSQLELTLALNRPKLESTNLESIISDIFTQVESDKDKALKALTLQFDQVSITDLAVSKPEFDEANQLVSFELKEAIQVAAQNIERFHRSQENKEYEVETSPGVVCWRKSLPIQRVGLYVPGGTAPLFSTVLMLGIPAKIAGSSIRYLCTPPNREGKIHPAILFAAKMAGIETVYKVGGAQAIAAMSFGTESIPKADKIFGPGNQYVTAAKQYAQRLGIAIDMPAGPSEVLVAADNSIPASFVAADLLAQAEHGTDSQVIFLSDQILFVDEVLTEIEKQLAILPRAGIAREAMKASTAIVVEAENWSEIINSYAPEHLIIMGKYEELVLKKVINAGSVFIGKNTAESFGDYASGTNHTLPTSGFARSYSGVSLDSFVKKITYQKVSDEGIRNLAQTVITMAEAEELQGHANAVKVRLEYASSIREQQTSDSVSKIQTFIRNDFRDVKSYSSARDEFEGLGEVFLDANENGLVTAYNRYPDPLQFELKSEISIAKNVPSENIFLGNGSDEVLDLIFRLTATPFLDSAAYLNPSYGMYPVLAKVNGVRTIPINLDSKFNISVSEILSQANGSKLLVICNPNNPTGGIICKTKILEIVKEFNGVVVIDEAYIDFCTSNSVVDEVNNYPNLIVVQTLSKAYGMAGLRIGMAIASSEWITALNSIKPPYNLSSLVQKTAINELKSINWKAIKTGIINERERLISFLKSNKKVIEVFPTEANFILFRIPNATEIYNKLIKKGVIVRNRSTQYNCADTLRVSVGTKIENDKFIQMMQKL, from the coding sequence ATGAAAGTCCTGATAAATCCCAGTCAGTTGGAACTAACACTTGCACTGAATCGTCCAAAGTTAGAATCCACGAATCTTGAATCCATAATTTCGGATATTTTTACTCAGGTTGAATCCGACAAGGACAAAGCGTTGAAAGCATTGACACTTCAATTTGATCAGGTTTCAATTACTGATTTAGCAGTTTCTAAACCTGAATTTGATGAAGCCAATCAATTGGTTTCATTTGAGTTGAAAGAAGCCATTCAAGTTGCAGCTCAAAATATTGAACGTTTTCATCGATCTCAGGAAAACAAGGAGTATGAAGTAGAAACCTCTCCAGGAGTGGTTTGTTGGAGAAAATCCCTCCCCATTCAACGAGTTGGTTTGTATGTTCCAGGAGGAACCGCGCCTTTGTTTTCGACGGTTTTAATGCTTGGAATTCCTGCTAAAATTGCAGGAAGTAGCATCAGATATTTGTGTACTCCTCCAAATAGAGAAGGAAAAATCCATCCTGCGATTTTATTTGCAGCTAAAATGGCAGGAATTGAAACTGTTTATAAAGTTGGCGGAGCACAGGCAATTGCAGCTATGAGTTTTGGAACAGAATCTATTCCAAAAGCTGATAAAATATTTGGTCCAGGAAATCAATACGTAACAGCAGCGAAGCAATATGCACAGCGTTTAGGAATTGCAATCGATATGCCAGCTGGGCCTTCAGAAGTGCTTGTGGCGGCAGATAATTCGATTCCTGCATCGTTTGTGGCAGCGGATTTATTGGCTCAAGCAGAGCACGGAACAGATTCACAAGTGATTTTTCTCAGTGATCAAATCTTATTCGTGGATGAAGTTCTCACTGAAATAGAGAAGCAACTTGCAATTCTCCCAAGAGCCGGAATTGCTAGGGAAGCTATGAAAGCGAGTACTGCAATTGTTGTTGAAGCTGAAAACTGGTCTGAAATCATCAATTCATATGCTCCAGAACACTTGATAATTATGGGGAAATATGAAGAACTTGTGTTGAAAAAAGTAATCAATGCTGGAAGTGTTTTTATTGGAAAAAATACAGCTGAGAGTTTTGGCGATTATGCCTCTGGAACCAATCATACTTTGCCTACTTCTGGATTTGCACGATCGTATAGTGGGGTATCTTTGGATTCCTTCGTAAAGAAAATTACGTATCAAAAAGTAAGTGATGAAGGAATCCGAAATTTAGCGCAAACTGTTATTACAATGGCTGAAGCCGAAGAACTGCAAGGACATGCAAATGCGGTGAAAGTACGCTTAGAATATGCTTCATCGATAAGAGAACAGCAAACCTCCGATTCAGTTTCTAAAATCCAAACATTTATTCGAAATGATTTCCGAGATGTAAAATCGTACAGTTCTGCTCGTGATGAATTTGAAGGTTTGGGAGAAGTATTTTTGGATGCCAATGAAAATGGATTGGTGACGGCTTACAATCGGTATCCAGATCCTTTGCAGTTTGAATTGAAATCAGAAATATCAATTGCAAAGAATGTTCCAAGTGAAAACATCTTCCTCGGAAATGGTTCGGATGAAGTGCTGGACTTGATTTTCAGACTCACAGCAACTCCTTTTTTAGATTCGGCAGCATACTTGAATCCTTCCTATGGAATGTATCCAGTGCTTGCAAAAGTAAATGGAGTACGAACTATTCCTATCAATTTAGATTCTAAATTTAATATTTCAGTTTCTGAAATATTGTCTCAGGCTAATGGTTCAAAATTGCTAGTCATTTGTAATCCAAACAATCCAACAGGTGGAATCATATGCAAAACGAAAATCTTAGAAATTGTAAAAGAATTCAATGGAGTTGTTGTCATTGATGAAGCTTACATTGATTTTTGCACCTCAAATTCGGTGGTTGATGAAGTGAATAATTATCCCAATTTGATTGTCGTTCAAACGCTTTCTAAGGCTTATGGAATGGCTGGGTTAAGAATTGGAATGGCAATTGCTTCAAGTGAATGGATTACGGCTCTAAACTCCATTAAACCACCTTATAATTTAAGTTCGTTGGTTCAAAAAACAGCAATAAATGAATTGAAATCTATCAATTGGAAAGCTATTAAAACGGGAATTATTAACGAAAGAGAACGTTTGATAAGTTTTTTAAAGTCGAATAAAAAAGTGATAGAAGTGTTTCCAACAGAAGCCAACTTCATCTTATTCCGAATTCCAAATGCGACAGAAATTTACAACAAGCTCATTAAAAAGGGAGTAATTGTTAGAAATCGAAGCACACAATACAATTGTGCAGATACCCTGAGAGTGAGTGTAGGTACAAAAATAGAAAATGACAAATTCATTCAAATGATGCAAAAATTATGA